In Bradyrhizobium sp. 170, the DNA window GCGGCTCGCAATGGCTGCTCGGCTTTCGCGATGTGCTGCACGAGCAGAGCGAGCGATATCGGCGGCTCGCGATCCGGCGCAACAGCGAAAAATCCCGCAACGTCGAGGCCGAACACGCGGCCATCGTGCGGGCCACCCTCAAGCGCGATGCCGATGCCGCGGTCGCGGCGCTCTCGAAGCATTTCATGACGACCATGCACCTCGTCGAGCTCGCCACGCCGAAAACATTCGGAGGTGGCGACACCGCCTGACCGCTCGAAGACCAAACCAATCAAGAAAAAAGCAAAAGGGAAACGTCACAATGAAGATCACGCGACGCCACATCCTGGCAACGATCACGATAGCCACCGTGCTTGGCGCATCGGGCATGGCGCAGGCCGCCGACACCGTCCGCATCGGCCTTCCCACTAAAACCTACTGGCCGACCACGATCGCGGAAACCGCGGTACGCCAAAAACTGTTCGAGAAGGAAGGCATCGCGGCGGAGCTTACGATCTATCGCGGCGGCGCCGAGACTTTTGAAGCGATGGCGGCAGGCGCCGCCGACGTCATTCTCGACGCCACCTCGCTGGTATCGGCCGGGCGCAAGAAGGGCGTGAACTCCAAGGTGCTCGCCAGTGCCGCCACGGGCTATTACGGCTGGCAATTGATGACGCTTTCGAAATCGACGCTCGGCGTCAACGATCTGAAAGGCAAGAAGGTCGCCATCACCTCCGCGGGCTCCGGCTCGGACCTGCTGGCGCTGTGGACCCAGCAGGACAAGAAGGTCGAATTCACCCGTGTGCCCGTCGGCGGCGGCGGGCTGGTGCCGAACCTGCTCGCCGGCAATGTCGACGCGGCCGTGGTCTACTCACCGCTGAGCTTCCAGATTTCCAAATCGGGCGAAGCGCGCACCATCCTCGACTTCTCCAGGGAGGTGCCGCCGAACCTCGCCGCCGGCTGGATCGCGCTCGACAAATACGTGCAGGACAAGCCGCAGATGGTCCAGAAGACGCTGAACGCGCTCTATGGCGCGCTGATGTTCATGCGCGCCAACAAGGAAGCCTCCGTCAAACTGATTACCGAGCTCTATGAAATCCCCGCCGAGATCGCGGCGCTGGAATATGAAAACACGATTCTGAAGCTGGAAACCGACGGCAGCATGGAGGGTGCGAAGATTCCTGAGCAGCTCCAGCTCGCGCTCGACATGGCCAAGGCCGGCGGCATGAAGGATCTTGGGCCGGCGGCGGAGATCATCTCGACGCAGTTCAAGCCGGTTCCGACCAAGCCCTGAGGCGGCGCGATGCGCGGATTAGGCGTAAAGGCGGCG includes these proteins:
- a CDS encoding ABC transporter substrate-binding protein, encoding MKITRRHILATITIATVLGASGMAQAADTVRIGLPTKTYWPTTIAETAVRQKLFEKEGIAAELTIYRGGAETFEAMAAGAADVILDATSLVSAGRKKGVNSKVLASAATGYYGWQLMTLSKSTLGVNDLKGKKVAITSAGSGSDLLALWTQQDKKVEFTRVPVGGGGLVPNLLAGNVDAAVVYSPLSFQISKSGEARTILDFSREVPPNLAAGWIALDKYVQDKPQMVQKTLNALYGALMFMRANKEASVKLITELYEIPAEIAALEYENTILKLETDGSMEGAKIPEQLQLALDMAKAGGMKDLGPAAEIISTQFKPVPTKP